The following proteins are co-located in the Pseudarthrobacter siccitolerans genome:
- a CDS encoding C-terminal binding protein, with protein sequence MPRIVITDYEFETIDHEQSVAHANGIELERAYCTTEEDVLKYASEADGIIVQYAPITERVLKGLPRLKAISRYGVGVDNIDVEAATQCGIAVSNVPDYGVEDVSDHAIALALTLGRGIPDLDRGIRSGQNLLNSVKPLRRFSSQTFGVVGLGLIGAATAAKAKSIGYRVLGYDPLHAPGTTTKEGVPVVSFEDLLAESDVVSLHVPLNSHTHRLINPHSLGQFKEGATLINTCRGGVVDTEALVDALKIGRIRAAGLDVFEEEPLPLNSALLDLDRVVLTPHSAWYTEESNDELKRRTAENVVEACLGRRPRNILNPEVLS encoded by the coding sequence ATGCCCCGCATAGTCATCACAGACTACGAATTCGAAACGATTGACCACGAGCAGTCCGTAGCACACGCTAACGGAATTGAGCTGGAGCGTGCGTACTGCACCACTGAGGAAGACGTGCTGAAATATGCCTCTGAGGCAGACGGCATCATCGTCCAGTACGCCCCCATCACGGAGCGCGTCCTCAAGGGCCTGCCCCGCCTCAAAGCCATCAGCCGCTACGGCGTAGGCGTAGACAACATTGATGTAGAGGCCGCAACGCAATGCGGGATTGCGGTGTCGAACGTGCCCGATTACGGTGTCGAGGACGTCAGCGACCATGCCATAGCGCTGGCCCTGACGCTCGGCCGCGGCATCCCTGACCTTGACCGTGGAATCCGGTCGGGACAAAACCTCCTCAATTCGGTCAAGCCGCTCCGCCGCTTCTCCTCACAGACGTTTGGGGTTGTTGGGCTGGGCCTCATCGGCGCGGCAACAGCTGCCAAAGCCAAATCCATCGGTTACCGAGTCCTAGGTTACGACCCCCTCCACGCCCCGGGCACAACGACGAAGGAAGGCGTTCCGGTGGTCTCCTTTGAGGACCTCCTGGCCGAATCCGACGTCGTATCCCTGCACGTTCCGTTGAACAGCCACACGCACCGCCTGATTAACCCGCACAGCCTGGGCCAGTTCAAGGAGGGTGCCACCCTCATCAACACCTGCCGCGGCGGGGTCGTGGACACCGAAGCCCTCGTTGACGCGCTGAAGATCGGTCGGATCCGGGCTGCCGGCCTGGACGTCTTCGAGGAAGAACCCCTCCCTCTCAACAGTGCGCTGCTCGATCTTGACCGCGTCGTGCTCACACCGCACAGTGCCTGGTACACCGAGGAATCGAACGACGAACTAAAGCGGCGCACCGCTGAGAACGTCGTGGAAGCCTGTTTGGGCCGACGGCCCCGCAATATCCTCAACCCCGAAGTACTCAGTTAG
- a CDS encoding TetR/AcrR family transcriptional regulator, with the protein MPAVPAIQGRSAEAAGSASGGSAAANGGGAGAARRRAGRPSAALLDKAGITVAALELINRRGYDGLTMAGLAKELDVAPSALYNHVASKRDVLLLVEDHLTSLVDVSDFGAAPWEEAVRSWAWSYRNVFAEHTPLIPVIAVLPVTDAPQTLAMYETVSKGFLDAGFPQERVVSSIVALESFIFGSAYDVTAPEDIFDSGSMAESTPNFTAAVRSAATNPPEGASGGPGRPADVAFELGLEALISGLGALRG; encoded by the coding sequence ATGCCGGCAGTACCAGCCATACAGGGACGCTCCGCGGAGGCCGCGGGCTCCGCTAGTGGGGGCAGTGCCGCCGCTAACGGGGGTGGCGCTGGCGCCGCCAGGAGGCGGGCGGGCCGCCCGTCCGCCGCGCTGTTGGACAAGGCCGGAATCACGGTGGCGGCACTGGAGCTCATCAACCGCAGGGGCTATGACGGCCTGACGATGGCGGGCCTGGCCAAGGAACTGGACGTGGCGCCGTCGGCCCTTTATAACCATGTGGCCTCAAAACGCGACGTACTGCTCCTGGTGGAGGACCATCTCACTTCGCTGGTGGACGTGTCCGATTTTGGTGCGGCACCCTGGGAGGAGGCCGTGCGCAGCTGGGCCTGGAGCTACCGGAATGTCTTCGCGGAGCACACGCCGCTGATTCCGGTGATTGCCGTCCTCCCGGTGACCGACGCGCCGCAGACACTGGCGATGTACGAGACCGTGAGCAAGGGCTTCCTCGACGCCGGCTTTCCCCAGGAGCGGGTTGTCTCGTCCATTGTGGCGCTGGAGTCCTTTATCTTCGGCTCGGCGTACGACGTCACGGCTCCTGAGGATATCTTCGATTCCGGGTCCATGGCTGAGTCGACGCCGAACTTCACGGCGGCCGTGCGTAGCGCGGCTACCAACCCGCCGGAAGGCGCTTCCGGCGGGCCGGGGCGGCCGGCGGATGTGGCCTTCGAGCTGGGACTGGAGGCGTTGATCTCCGGGCTGGGTGCCCTCCGGGGGTAA
- a CDS encoding UxaA family hydrolase, giving the protein MNKTVDVVSDPQLGVEIGLLVLHPEDNVGTALQKVPADTHVSFAGGNLPCVGEIPTGHKAALRTIEADEPIRKYGQIIGFAGRRIEKGEHVHSHNVDYREFERNGQAGTALRKTEFLPENQRATFQGYRRANGSVGTRNYVGILTSVNCSATAAKLIASRIENSGVLDDYPNVDGVVALTHSSGCGTGGEGNYGFEVLRRTLHGYANHPNFASILVLGLGCEVNQIQGLTSGWSLSPDKSVSSMTIQAQGGTRATVAEGVRRIEELLPRINKATRTTIPAAELILAMECGGSDAFSGITANPALGSAADLLVRHGGTAVFGETTEIYGAEHLLTSRAESQRVANKLMERVRWWEQHVAIDGSSINNNPSPGNKAGGLTTILEKSLGAVAKGGTTNLVDVVEYAEPITAHGLVYMDTPGYDPVNATGMVAGGAHVLAFTTGRGSAFGCKPTPSIKLATNTPLYERMSEDIDLNCGAIADGRFTIEEMGQQIFDLILRVASGEETKSEQLGYGDNEFVPWQLSTVL; this is encoded by the coding sequence ATGAACAAAACCGTTGATGTGGTCAGTGACCCGCAGCTTGGCGTGGAGATCGGACTCTTGGTCCTTCATCCCGAGGACAACGTCGGTACTGCCCTGCAGAAGGTCCCCGCCGATACGCACGTGTCTTTCGCGGGTGGAAACTTGCCGTGCGTGGGGGAGATCCCCACCGGCCACAAAGCGGCGTTGCGGACGATAGAGGCTGATGAACCGATCAGGAAGTATGGCCAGATCATCGGCTTCGCAGGGCGGCGGATCGAAAAGGGCGAACATGTTCACAGCCACAACGTTGATTACCGTGAGTTCGAGCGGAACGGACAGGCTGGCACCGCCCTGCGGAAAACGGAATTCCTGCCCGAGAACCAGCGCGCCACTTTCCAGGGCTACCGCCGCGCCAACGGCTCGGTCGGTACCCGTAATTACGTCGGCATCCTAACTTCGGTTAACTGCTCTGCGACAGCGGCGAAACTCATCGCTTCCCGCATCGAAAACAGCGGCGTCCTGGATGATTATCCCAACGTCGACGGCGTCGTGGCGCTGACACATTCCTCGGGCTGCGGTACAGGCGGTGAAGGTAATTACGGCTTCGAGGTTCTGCGCCGGACCCTCCACGGGTATGCGAACCACCCTAACTTCGCCAGTATCCTCGTACTCGGCCTCGGCTGCGAAGTGAACCAGATCCAAGGACTCACGTCCGGATGGTCACTAAGCCCGGACAAGTCAGTCTCGAGCATGACCATTCAGGCGCAGGGCGGCACCCGGGCTACCGTGGCTGAAGGAGTGCGGCGCATCGAGGAACTTCTGCCCCGAATCAACAAGGCTACGAGGACGACCATTCCGGCAGCGGAACTTATCCTCGCCATGGAATGCGGAGGCTCCGATGCCTTCTCAGGCATCACAGCCAACCCCGCCCTGGGATCAGCTGCAGATTTACTTGTCAGGCACGGCGGTACCGCTGTATTCGGCGAAACCACCGAAATCTACGGGGCGGAGCACCTGCTGACCTCACGTGCGGAATCCCAACGCGTCGCAAACAAACTCATGGAACGCGTTCGCTGGTGGGAACAGCATGTGGCCATCGACGGAAGCTCCATCAACAACAACCCCTCTCCCGGTAACAAGGCCGGCGGGCTTACCACCATCCTCGAAAAATCCCTCGGCGCAGTAGCCAAGGGTGGAACAACAAACCTCGTCGACGTCGTCGAGTACGCCGAACCCATCACGGCTCACGGCCTCGTGTACATGGACACGCCAGGATATGACCCAGTCAACGCGACCGGCATGGTCGCTGGCGGCGCCCATGTCCTTGCATTCACGACTGGTCGTGGTTCCGCCTTTGGCTGCAAACCCACGCCAAGCATTAAACTCGCGACAAACACCCCGCTGTACGAACGCATGTCAGAGGACATCGACCTGAATTGTGGAGCAATAGCGGACGGGCGGTTCACTATCGAGGAAATGGGACAGCAAATATTCGACCTCATCCTCAGGGTCGCTTCGGGCGAAGAAACCAAAAGCGAACAACTGGGCTACGGGGACAACGAATTCGTTCCCTGGCAGCTATCCACCGTTCTCTAG
- a CDS encoding dihydrodipicolinate synthase family protein — MSAITGVMPVAPTIFTDDEELDLEGQRRVLDYLVDGKSDAVCILANYSEQFSLTDDEREAVLRTTMDHLGERMPVCVTTSHFSSRIARERSLRAQELGAAMVMLMPPFFGATMKVDDEAVVEYFKHVADGLDIDIMIQDAPMSTTPLSVGLLARIAQEVPQVNYAKIEMPQAADKLRALAAAAGPALPGLFDGEEAITLIPDLEAGAQGTMSSCMVPDQLGQIVRDFHAGERDKAIHAWEDLLPFIHFENRQCGLRATKVLMKEGNIIASDRTRAPIGDLHPDTRAQLVEMAKRKDPLILNWA; from the coding sequence ATGAGTGCCATCACTGGCGTAATGCCGGTAGCGCCCACTATCTTTACCGACGACGAGGAACTGGACCTTGAAGGCCAGCGCCGGGTCCTGGACTACCTCGTGGACGGCAAGTCCGACGCCGTCTGCATCCTGGCCAACTACTCCGAGCAGTTCTCCCTCACCGACGACGAGCGTGAGGCAGTGCTCCGGACGACGATGGATCACCTGGGTGAACGGATGCCGGTCTGCGTCACCACCAGCCACTTCAGCTCCCGCATTGCCCGGGAACGCAGCCTCCGCGCCCAGGAGCTGGGGGCCGCCATGGTCATGCTGATGCCCCCGTTTTTCGGCGCCACCATGAAGGTCGACGACGAGGCGGTGGTCGAGTACTTCAAGCATGTCGCGGACGGCCTGGACATCGACATCATGATCCAGGACGCGCCGATGAGCACCACGCCCCTCTCCGTCGGACTCCTCGCCCGCATCGCACAGGAGGTTCCGCAAGTAAACTACGCCAAGATCGAGATGCCACAGGCCGCTGACAAGCTCCGAGCCCTTGCGGCCGCCGCCGGGCCCGCCCTTCCGGGCCTCTTTGACGGCGAAGAAGCAATCACGCTTATCCCGGACCTCGAGGCGGGCGCGCAGGGCACCATGAGCAGCTGCATGGTCCCGGACCAATTGGGGCAGATCGTGCGGGACTTCCACGCGGGCGAACGGGACAAGGCCATCCACGCCTGGGAAGACCTCCTGCCATTCATCCACTTCGAGAACCGCCAATGCGGGCTGCGGGCAACGAAAGTGCTCATGAAAGAGGGCAACATCATCGCCAGTGACAGGACACGCGCGCCAATCGGCGATCTGCACCCGGACACCAGGGCACAGCTTGTCGAGATGGCCAAGCGGAAGGACCCGCTGATCCTCAACTGGGCATGA
- a CDS encoding MFS transporter: MSAVPNPAGQPSGRLVLRSAQDVTNLINSGGLQKGKSFAITLIALGGIFLDAYDFTSLAFGMPYIAKDFGLTPGMLALVSASIMVGALVGSVFGGYFVDKLGRFKVFMADMVFFVVAAIACALAPDVWTLIIARFIMGVGIGVDFPVAFSFLAEYASRKKKGGTVSLWQPMWYVAVASTFALLIPVYFLFQNMHWGENHMWRIVVGFGAVPAILIMIFRQKYMAESPSWAAQNLGLHEAAKILKQTYGVDAEVAPDAADPRAERKQFQMTLTQAWGKLVSKKYRARTVLSAVINAGQSMEYYAVGFFVGQIVLAMLHTQNVMTNIISSLILNLCFGVTGGLVGARLSGRIGPRKLALFGFCGTFVCMLIAGSLSNVEGAWSLVGAVVIGLLIFCHAAGPGAQGMTMATMSYPTSLRGAGTGFTQIGVRLGAIAGLVFWPLATAALGTKALLVLAAVPAIAIVVILVNKWDPHGRDIDAEDYETEAAPVLARNH, encoded by the coding sequence ATGTCAGCTGTTCCCAACCCTGCTGGACAACCAAGCGGGCGCCTTGTCCTGCGCTCAGCGCAGGATGTGACCAATTTGATCAACAGCGGGGGCCTGCAGAAGGGCAAGTCCTTCGCCATCACCCTCATCGCCCTGGGCGGGATCTTCCTGGATGCCTACGACTTCACGTCGCTGGCTTTCGGCATGCCCTATATCGCCAAGGACTTCGGCCTTACTCCCGGAATGCTCGCACTGGTCTCCGCCTCGATCATGGTGGGCGCCCTCGTTGGTTCGGTATTTGGCGGATACTTCGTCGACAAGCTTGGACGCTTCAAGGTCTTCATGGCAGACATGGTGTTCTTCGTCGTTGCCGCGATCGCCTGCGCACTCGCCCCCGACGTCTGGACCCTCATCATCGCGCGCTTCATCATGGGCGTGGGTATTGGCGTTGACTTCCCGGTGGCCTTCAGCTTCCTTGCCGAGTACGCCTCGCGGAAGAAAAAGGGCGGCACCGTGTCGCTTTGGCAGCCGATGTGGTACGTGGCCGTGGCCTCGACCTTCGCGCTCCTCATCCCTGTCTACTTCCTGTTCCAGAACATGCATTGGGGTGAAAACCACATGTGGCGGATCGTGGTCGGATTCGGTGCCGTACCGGCGATTCTGATCATGATCTTCCGCCAAAAGTACATGGCCGAGTCACCATCGTGGGCAGCTCAGAACCTGGGCCTTCATGAAGCAGCGAAGATCCTCAAGCAGACCTACGGCGTCGACGCGGAAGTGGCCCCGGACGCAGCAGATCCCCGCGCCGAGCGCAAACAGTTCCAAATGACCCTGACCCAGGCGTGGGGCAAGCTCGTGAGCAAGAAGTACCGCGCCCGGACCGTCCTGTCCGCCGTCATTAACGCGGGCCAGTCCATGGAATACTACGCCGTCGGCTTCTTCGTCGGCCAGATCGTGCTCGCCATGCTGCACACCCAGAACGTGATGACCAACATCATCTCCTCCCTCATCCTGAACCTCTGCTTCGGCGTCACCGGCGGACTCGTCGGGGCAAGGCTCTCCGGCAGGATCGGCCCGCGCAAACTCGCACTGTTCGGATTCTGCGGAACGTTCGTCTGCATGCTGATCGCCGGCAGCCTGAGCAACGTCGAAGGCGCCTGGTCCCTTGTGGGTGCTGTTGTCATCGGCCTCTTGATCTTCTGCCACGCCGCAGGCCCCGGTGCCCAGGGAATGACGATGGCGACCATGTCCTACCCCACATCACTCCGCGGTGCCGGCACCGGTTTCACCCAGATCGGCGTCCGCCTCGGAGCAATCGCAGGCCTCGTGTTCTGGCCCTTGGCCACAGCAGCCCTGGGCACCAAAGCCCTGCTTGTCCTCGCCGCTGTTCCTGCGATCGCCATCGTAGTCATCCTCGTCAACAAGTGGGACCCGCATGGACGTGACATCGACGCCGAGGACTACGAGACCGAAGCTGCCCCTGTCCTGGCACGAAACCACTGA
- a CDS encoding flavin monoamine oxidase family protein encodes MLNLNRDVVVVGAGPSGLTAARELKRAGLSVAVLEARDRVGGRTWTDTVDGAMLEIGGQWVSPDQTVLLDLLQELNLQTYPRYREGESMYIGKDGVPVRYTGDTFPVDPDTEAEMNKLVTLLDGLAAEIGPTEPWAHPKARELDTISFHHWLRQHSVNEEACNNIGLFIAGGMLTKPAHAFSALQAVLMAASAGSFTHLTDEDFILDRRVVGGMQQVSLLLARELGDDVVLNSPVRTINWESDADGGHRVMVESEQATVSARFVIMAVPPNLYSRVSFNPPLPRRQHQMHQHQSLGLVIKVHAVYSRPFWRNSGLSGTCFGAGSLVQEVYDNTNFGDTRGTLVGFISDEKADVVFELSAAERKRAVLESIAGFLGAEALEPEVYYESDWGSEEWTRGAYASSYDLGGLHRYGKDQHAPVGPIYWSSSDLAAEGYQHVDGAIRMGRRTAASICEAARVTVPA; translated from the coding sequence ATGCTGAACCTGAACCGCGACGTCGTTGTCGTTGGAGCCGGGCCCTCGGGACTTACCGCTGCCCGCGAACTGAAGAGGGCCGGCCTGAGCGTTGCCGTCCTGGAGGCGCGTGACCGCGTGGGTGGCCGCACCTGGACCGACACTGTGGACGGCGCCATGCTGGAAATCGGCGGCCAGTGGGTCTCGCCGGACCAGACCGTACTCCTGGACCTCCTCCAGGAACTGAACCTGCAGACCTACCCGCGGTACCGCGAGGGCGAGTCGATGTACATCGGGAAGGACGGCGTCCCCGTCCGGTACACAGGGGATACCTTCCCCGTGGACCCGGACACCGAAGCCGAGATGAACAAGCTCGTCACCCTGCTGGACGGGCTCGCCGCCGAGATCGGCCCCACCGAACCCTGGGCCCATCCGAAAGCGCGCGAACTGGACACCATCTCCTTCCATCACTGGCTCCGGCAGCACTCAGTCAACGAGGAAGCCTGCAACAACATCGGCCTGTTCATCGCCGGCGGCATGCTCACCAAGCCCGCCCATGCGTTCTCCGCGCTGCAGGCTGTCCTGATGGCCGCCTCCGCAGGGTCCTTCACCCACCTCACTGACGAGGACTTCATCCTGGACCGGCGCGTGGTGGGCGGCATGCAGCAGGTCTCCTTGCTGCTCGCACGGGAGCTGGGGGACGACGTCGTCCTTAACTCCCCGGTGCGGACCATCAACTGGGAGTCGGACGCCGACGGCGGGCACCGCGTCATGGTCGAGTCGGAGCAGGCGACGGTGAGCGCACGGTTCGTGATCATGGCCGTGCCGCCCAACCTGTACTCCCGCGTCTCGTTCAACCCGCCGCTGCCGCGCCGCCAGCACCAGATGCACCAGCACCAGTCACTGGGCCTGGTCATCAAGGTTCACGCCGTCTACAGCCGGCCGTTCTGGCGGAATTCCGGCCTGTCCGGCACGTGCTTCGGCGCGGGATCCCTGGTCCAGGAGGTCTACGACAACACCAACTTCGGCGACACCAGGGGAACCCTGGTGGGCTTCATCTCGGATGAAAAGGCCGACGTGGTCTTCGAGTTGAGTGCAGCCGAACGCAAGCGCGCCGTCCTGGAGTCCATTGCCGGCTTCCTGGGCGCGGAGGCACTGGAGCCCGAGGTCTACTACGAGTCCGACTGGGGCTCGGAGGAATGGACCCGCGGCGCCTACGCCTCCAGCTACGATCTTGGTGGCCTCCACCGTTACGGCAAGGACCAGCACGCCCCGGTGGGCCCCATCTACTGGTCCTCCTCAGACCTCGCCGCCGAAGGCTATCAGCATGTGGACGGCGCCATTCGGATGGGCCGGCGCACGGCGGCAAGTATCTGCGAAGCAGCGAGAGTCACTGTTCCGGCCTGA
- a CDS encoding LLM class flavin-dependent oxidoreductase, with protein sequence MPDPKRPLRKLGFLTIGLFDPADPAPGHESTLQVIELGERLGFDSAWLRHRHLQFGISSPIAMMAAASQRTSRIELGTAVTPLGWENPLRLAEDLATVDLLAGGRINPGLSVGEPMHYDTVKHELYPESSELEDFSYARMDRLARLIAGEPVRDFSGRQGVVEDFSNRVEPHSPGLRDRLWYGAGSRKSAEWAGANGFNLLSSSVVFPETDQEPDFALIQQSQIRAFREAAAAAQVDGPARVSQGLVVIPTDSASPAQREKYQRYVDERTPRTRTPQGPKGMLFAPDLVGTSNDIAEQLYAHAGFQEVDEVAFALPFSFDHEDYVQILTDIAGKLGPALGWTPATVGQGLL encoded by the coding sequence GTGCCTGACCCGAAACGTCCGTTGCGCAAGCTTGGTTTCCTCACCATTGGCCTGTTCGATCCGGCGGACCCCGCCCCGGGACACGAATCCACATTGCAGGTCATCGAACTCGGCGAGCGGCTGGGATTCGACAGTGCCTGGCTGCGCCACCGCCATCTGCAGTTCGGAATCTCCTCCCCCATCGCGATGATGGCCGCGGCCAGCCAGCGCACCTCCCGGATCGAGCTGGGAACCGCTGTGACCCCGCTGGGCTGGGAAAACCCGCTGCGCCTGGCCGAGGACTTGGCCACGGTGGACCTGCTCGCCGGGGGACGGATCAATCCGGGGTTGAGCGTGGGGGAACCGATGCACTACGACACGGTGAAGCACGAGCTGTACCCGGAGTCCTCCGAGCTGGAGGACTTCAGCTACGCCCGGATGGATCGGCTGGCCCGTCTCATAGCAGGGGAACCGGTGCGGGACTTCTCCGGCAGGCAAGGTGTGGTCGAAGACTTCTCCAACCGTGTCGAGCCGCACTCACCCGGGTTGCGGGACCGCCTTTGGTACGGGGCAGGCAGCAGGAAGTCGGCCGAATGGGCCGGGGCAAACGGCTTTAACCTGCTCTCCAGCAGCGTGGTTTTCCCCGAAACAGACCAGGAACCGGACTTTGCCCTTATTCAGCAATCACAGATTCGCGCCTTCCGTGAGGCCGCCGCAGCGGCACAAGTGGATGGACCGGCACGGGTGTCGCAGGGCCTTGTGGTGATACCGACCGATTCGGCATCCCCCGCTCAGCGGGAGAAGTACCAGCGCTATGTCGATGAACGTACTCCCCGCACGCGAACACCGCAGGGGCCAAAGGGCATGCTCTTCGCCCCGGACCTGGTCGGCACCAGCAATGACATTGCCGAGCAGCTGTACGCACACGCAGGATTCCAGGAAGTCGACGAGGTGGCGTTCGCACTGCCCTTCAGCTTCGACCACGAGGACTATGTCCAGATCCTGACCGACATCGCCGGCAAACTGGGTCCCGCCCTGGGATGGACCCCCGCCACGGTTGGGCAAGGCTTGCTCTAG
- a CDS encoding pyridoxamine 5'-phosphate oxidase family protein yields MTDTGSMSKVTDIINHSHIGMLTTVNEEGALVSRPLAVQDVKDDGDMWFFTGLGTSQVAHVRADPRVNVSFGKNTEWVSVAGSAEVVTDRETIREKWNQAVEAWFPDGPDTPEVCLLRIDSDSAEYWTSPGGTAATVFQWVKSKVTHSRMSVGESGTVEL; encoded by the coding sequence ATGACTGACACCGGGAGCATGAGCAAGGTAACGGACATCATCAACCATTCCCACATCGGAATGTTGACCACCGTCAACGAGGAAGGCGCGCTCGTCAGCCGGCCGCTGGCCGTCCAGGATGTCAAGGACGACGGCGACATGTGGTTCTTCACCGGCCTCGGCACCTCGCAGGTTGCGCACGTGCGGGCTGACCCGCGCGTCAACGTTTCGTTTGGGAAGAACACCGAGTGGGTTTCCGTGGCCGGGAGCGCCGAGGTGGTGACGGACCGGGAAACGATCCGCGAAAAGTGGAACCAGGCCGTTGAAGCGTGGTTCCCGGACGGTCCGGACACTCCCGAGGTGTGCCTGCTCCGCATCGATTCCGATTCGGCCGAATATTGGACCAGCCCCGGCGGAACGGCCGCCACAGTGTTCCAGTGGGTCAAGTCCAAGGTCACCCACAGCCGGATGAGCGTGGGCGAAAGCGGCACCGTAGAGCTGTAG